A stretch of Candidatus Vicinibacter affinis DNA encodes these proteins:
- a CDS encoding RluA family pseudouridine synthase: MNLEQDIQVQKDQIVDESEFEVIQFAVDPGQGPLRLDHFLNEKIPKVSRNKIQNAITAGMITVNQKPTKSNYKIRPLDVIDVVFPRFHENEDIIPENIPLDILFEDDDILLVNKKPGMVVHPAGGNSSGTLVNALAGYFGIDPNLEKKPRYGLVHRIDKETSGILIVAKTDFAHVALSKQFYDHTIEREYIALVWGDPEPSSGTIVGNVGRDPKNRQRMFVFEDGTEGKHAVTHYELIESFYYASLIKCRLETGRTHQIRVHMKFIGHPLFNDERYGGDRIVKGTVFTKYKQFVQNCFKLMPRFALHARSLGFIHPVTGKKMFFEIEPPEDFTQLVEKWRHYLSFRKDKVEEAESEEQN; this comes from the coding sequence TTGAATTTAGAACAAGATATACAAGTTCAGAAAGACCAAATTGTTGACGAAAGTGAGTTTGAAGTCATTCAGTTTGCCGTAGACCCCGGTCAGGGACCTTTACGTTTGGATCATTTTCTCAATGAAAAGATTCCAAAAGTATCCAGAAACAAGATTCAAAATGCCATCACAGCAGGCATGATCACCGTTAATCAAAAACCTACAAAATCGAATTACAAAATTCGACCTTTGGATGTGATAGATGTGGTTTTCCCGAGATTTCATGAAAACGAGGACATAATTCCGGAAAATATACCACTTGACATTCTTTTCGAAGATGATGATATTTTGTTGGTAAATAAGAAACCAGGGATGGTAGTCCACCCGGCTGGCGGAAACAGCTCCGGAACACTGGTAAATGCGCTTGCTGGATATTTTGGAATTGATCCGAATCTTGAAAAGAAACCTAGGTATGGACTTGTACATAGAATCGATAAAGAAACTTCTGGAATTCTAATCGTTGCAAAAACAGATTTTGCGCATGTTGCTTTATCTAAGCAATTCTATGACCACACCATAGAAAGAGAATATATTGCTTTGGTATGGGGTGATCCTGAACCCTCTTCTGGGACTATCGTTGGAAATGTTGGACGAGATCCTAAGAACAGACAAAGGATGTTTGTTTTTGAAGATGGAACGGAAGGGAAACATGCCGTTACCCACTACGAACTCATAGAATCTTTTTATTACGCCAGTCTGATAAAATGTAGACTTGAAACAGGGAGAACACATCAAATCAGAGTTCACATGAAATTTATTGGTCACCCACTTTTTAACGATGAACGTTATGGAGGGGATCGTATAGTAAAAGGTACGGTATTTACAAAATACAAGCAATTTGTCCAGAACTGTTTTAAGCTCATGCCGCGTTTTGCCCTACACGCCAGAAGCCTTGGATTCATTCATCCGGTTACCGGGAAGAAGATGTTTTTCGAAATAGAACCTCCAGAGGATTTCACTCAATTAGTTGAAAAATGGCGGCATTATCTTTCTTTTAGAAAAGATAAAGTTGAGGAAGCTGAATCTGAAGAACAGAACTAA
- a CDS encoding acyl-CoA reductase, which yields MPVQKIISTLHKLGMEMSNSARLKNEAFRNAENANPWFTEKEILRMVDHIVNNYLNTESLNKWVNNYSFPSTHKPKLIGLISAGNIPLVSMHDLICILISGNAVQIKLSEKDTHLYNWIFSLIKEIDSNLYANIHIVHQLKNYDAVIATGGTLAANQFKYYFQHKPNIIRGHRNSIAVLGGEEDDETIKAIGQDIFSYYGMGCRNVSKILVPVNFNFDHFLNILDKEFDYVRNHYKFQNNYDYQLALYLLNKVKFLQGQSILLLEHTGIASPLACLYFEHYQNNEAVYQYILKNRDFIQCVISAQKIGDQVVTAPGMAQYPGLSDYADMNDTMNFLLQL from the coding sequence ATGCCGGTTCAAAAAATTATATCGACATTACACAAATTGGGCATGGAAATGTCTAATAGTGCCAGATTAAAAAATGAGGCTTTCCGGAATGCAGAAAATGCAAACCCGTGGTTTACCGAAAAAGAAATTCTCCGAATGGTCGACCACATAGTAAATAATTATTTAAATACAGAAAGTCTCAATAAATGGGTGAATAATTACAGTTTTCCCTCAACGCATAAACCTAAACTTATTGGATTAATATCAGCTGGCAACATCCCTTTGGTTTCCATGCATGATTTGATATGCATTTTAATTTCAGGAAATGCTGTCCAAATTAAATTGTCTGAAAAAGATACCCATTTATATAACTGGATCTTTTCACTCATCAAAGAAATTGACAGCAATTTATATGCAAACATTCACATCGTTCATCAATTAAAAAATTATGATGCGGTTATTGCAACTGGTGGCACCCTGGCTGCAAATCAATTCAAATATTATTTTCAACACAAACCAAATATCATCAGGGGACATCGAAATTCAATAGCAGTACTAGGGGGTGAGGAAGATGATGAAACCATTAAAGCCATCGGGCAGGATATATTTTCCTATTATGGAATGGGCTGCAGAAATGTAAGCAAAATACTTGTTCCTGTAAATTTTAATTTTGATCATTTCTTAAATATCTTAGATAAGGAATTTGATTATGTTAGAAATCATTATAAGTTTCAAAACAACTACGATTATCAATTAGCACTTTATCTTTTGAACAAAGTAAAATTCTTACAAGGACAAAGCATTTTATTATTAGAACATACTGGAATTGCCTCACCCTTAGCTTGTCTTTATTTTGAACATTACCAAAATAATGAAGCCGTTTATCAATACATTTTGAAGAATAGGGATTTCATCCAATGTGTCATTAGCGCACAAAAAATCGGCGACCAAGTGGTAACAGCTCCCGGAATGGCTCAATATCCTGGGTTATCTGATTATGCAGACATGAATGACACCATGAATTTTTTGTTACAACTGTAG
- the nth gene encoding endonuclease III, with protein MTKQEKARFIQDTLDKYFPEVEVPLLHKDPYTLLIAVLLSAQCTDERVNKITPALFALADNPHKMKNVSLDEIQAVIRTCGLSGTKAKNIKTLSKILSEEYNGNVPADIELLEQLPGVGHKTASVVMCQAFDTPAFPVDTHIHRLAWRWGLTNGKNVTQTERDLKSIFQISSWNKLHLQIIYFGRKYCPARGHTRENCPICSLIGRKKM; from the coding sequence GTGACTAAACAGGAAAAGGCACGATTCATCCAAGATACGCTGGACAAATATTTTCCGGAAGTAGAAGTTCCTCTTCTACATAAGGACCCTTATACATTATTGATCGCAGTTTTACTTTCTGCGCAATGTACTGACGAGCGAGTCAATAAAATAACGCCTGCTTTATTTGCCTTAGCTGATAATCCACATAAAATGAAAAATGTTTCCTTGGATGAAATCCAAGCCGTCATTCGGACATGTGGTCTTTCTGGAACCAAAGCAAAAAATATTAAAACACTTTCAAAAATATTGTCGGAAGAATACAATGGCAACGTCCCTGCCGACATTGAATTACTCGAACAACTTCCGGGTGTCGGCCACAAAACTGCCTCTGTCGTAATGTGTCAGGCTTTCGACACACCTGCATTTCCAGTAGACACACACATACACCGCTTAGCTTGGAGGTGGGGACTTACAAATGGTAAAAATGTAACTCAGACAGAACGTGATCTAAAAAGCATTTTCCAAATTTCCAGCTGGAACAAACTTCATTTGCAAATTATTTACTTTGGAAGAAAATATTGTCCAGCAAGAGGTCATACAAGAGAAAATTGTCCTATATGCTCTTTGATCGGACGAAAAAAAATGTAA
- a CDS encoding SCO family protein, translating to MKTFYFYFFLLFALQSCKEKSLPILGNYTIENNDTIFSKIPDFQLLTQDSLEFNAQMLDGKIHLAAFFFTSCPTICPKVMRNMMRIEDKFSEQKDILYLCYSLDFKKDSIPRLKEYSNKLGIENANFLFLQGKQKEDIRSLMNAYMSIAVDDPDSPGGINHSGWILLVDKKRHLRSYCLGTDEKETDRLIKDIQILLDEVVKI from the coding sequence ATGAAAACATTTTATTTCTATTTTTTTTTACTTTTCGCATTGCAATCCTGCAAAGAAAAAAGTCTTCCTATATTAGGTAATTATACTATAGAAAACAACGACACGATTTTTTCAAAGATTCCTGATTTTCAACTATTGACTCAGGACAGCCTGGAATTCAATGCCCAAATGTTAGATGGCAAAATTCATTTGGCTGCATTTTTCTTTACCTCTTGTCCGACAATTTGTCCTAAGGTTATGAGAAACATGATGAGGATTGAAGACAAATTTTCTGAACAAAAGGATATTCTTTACTTATGCTATAGTTTGGATTTTAAGAAAGACAGCATTCCAAGACTTAAAGAATATTCAAACAAATTAGGGATTGAAAATGCTAATTTCTTATTTCTACAAGGCAAACAAAAGGAAGACATCCGTTCCCTCATGAATGCATACATGAGTATTGCAGTAGATGACCCGGATAGTCCTGGTGGTATAAATCATAGTGGATGGATATTATTAGTAGACAAAAAGAGACACCTTCGTTCTTATTGTCTTGGAACAGATGAAAAAGAAACAGACCGATTAATTAAAGACATTCAAATCCTACTTGATGAAGTTGTTAAAATTTAG
- a CDS encoding c-type cytochrome — MKLLKFSALITIYFSCNFSPETFKEGKLVYETYCSGCHGAQMDGLRDLYPGLKDVLWYDQNRSQIPCWIKKGITTERLRKGKQEMPAHTELSNIQICNVLNYLNSNTWNLKVPFTIEEINLAIKECTNQK, encoded by the coding sequence ATGAAGTTGTTAAAATTTAGTGCATTAATTACAATTTATTTTTCTTGCAACTTTTCTCCGGAAACATTCAAGGAAGGCAAACTTGTATATGAGACCTACTGTTCCGGCTGTCATGGGGCACAAATGGATGGTTTGAGAGATTTATATCCCGGACTCAAAGACGTCCTTTGGTACGATCAAAACAGAAGTCAAATTCCATGTTGGATAAAAAAAGGTATTACAACCGAAAGACTTCGAAAAGGCAAACAAGAAATGCCAGCACATACTGAATTAAGCAACATTCAGATTTGCAACGTTTTGAATTATTTGAATTCTAATACCTGGAATCTAAAAGTTCCTTTCACTATAGAAGAAATAAATCTTGCTATAAAGGAATGCACCAATCAAAAATGA
- a CDS encoding TonB-dependent receptor, with the protein MKYYIILALALFSSNIFSQKGDIRGNVYDKSTGEPISFASVYLKGTTVGTTTNESGFYTLSAIPIGDYTLVVSFIGYDTLTYDFSLRKGQIINKQFSLVESNITLDEISISGKKEQSRTEVRVSSISITPKEIKALPSTGGEADIAQYLQIIPGVITTGDQGGQIYIRGGSPVQNKILLDGMTIFNPFHSIGIFSVFETEIIRSAEVLTGGFSAEYGGRVSAIVDMKTREGNKTHFGGLATASPFMSKLLLEGPISKYKEGKGGSTSFLLTGKQSYIDQTSKTLYKYALDTLTGSLPFSFTDIYGKVSTISENGSYLNLFGFNFNDRVKYAGLANLNWQASGGGANFKLIPGTSSIIVGGSVAFSDYKIKLDESQSDPRTSNIRGLQANIDFSYFGRRSEIKYGLEFNAFKTDFEFTNFLKVPIVSESNNTEIAGFVKYRYASKLFVFDPSFRIQYYASLSQARFEPRLGMKVNVSNRFRLKAAGGLYSQNLMSSVSERDIVNLFVGFLTSPELIYASHAVGGFELDLSTNTELNVETYYKDFSRLFNLNRNKRKVQDPDYTEETGNSYGIDFLLKSNWVNWRLWLGYSLGFVNRDDGVQKFPALFDRRHNINFVLDYQWGRAKCWEAGMRWNLGSGFAFTKIQGFIGDNFIPNGLETNFGIENPDIGVVYAEKINSGRLPYYHRLDLSIKRRIDFTKFLNLEIVGSVTNAYDRKNIFYFNVVENKRVNQLPILPSLLVALHF; encoded by the coding sequence ATGAAGTACTACATTATCCTTGCTCTGGCCTTGTTTAGTTCAAATATTTTTAGCCAAAAAGGCGACATTCGTGGAAATGTGTATGATAAGAGTACGGGGGAACCCATTTCTTTTGCTTCTGTCTACCTTAAGGGAACCACGGTAGGAACTACTACAAATGAGTCGGGATTTTATACATTGTCAGCAATACCAATCGGGGATTATACGCTCGTAGTCAGCTTTATTGGTTACGATACCCTGACCTACGATTTTTCACTTAGAAAAGGTCAAATAATTAACAAGCAATTCAGTTTGGTTGAATCAAACATAACTTTGGATGAGATCAGTATATCTGGAAAGAAAGAACAATCCAGAACTGAAGTGAGAGTTTCGTCTATATCTATAACTCCAAAGGAGATCAAGGCTCTCCCATCTACCGGTGGGGAGGCAGATATTGCCCAATATCTCCAAATCATACCAGGGGTTATCACTACTGGAGATCAAGGGGGGCAAATTTATATACGAGGTGGATCCCCGGTTCAAAATAAAATCCTGTTGGATGGAATGACAATCTTCAATCCATTTCATTCCATTGGAATCTTTTCAGTTTTTGAAACTGAAATCATTCGTTCTGCGGAGGTTCTTACGGGTGGGTTTAGTGCTGAGTATGGAGGAAGGGTATCTGCAATTGTTGATATGAAGACGAGGGAGGGGAATAAAACCCACTTTGGAGGTTTGGCTACTGCAAGCCCATTTATGAGTAAACTTCTACTGGAAGGACCGATTAGTAAGTACAAAGAAGGCAAAGGAGGAAGTACTTCGTTTCTGTTGACTGGCAAACAATCCTACATCGATCAGACGTCCAAGACTTTATATAAATATGCTTTGGATACACTTACAGGCAGTCTTCCATTTAGTTTCACTGATATTTATGGAAAAGTATCAACAATTAGTGAAAATGGATCATACTTAAATTTATTTGGTTTTAATTTTAACGACAGGGTTAAATATGCCGGCTTGGCTAATTTGAACTGGCAAGCTAGTGGGGGCGGAGCTAATTTTAAATTGATTCCTGGAACTTCAAGCATCATTGTTGGCGGTAGCGTTGCTTTTTCTGATTATAAAATAAAGCTGGATGAAAGCCAGTCCGATCCAAGGACAAGTAATATTAGAGGACTTCAGGCAAACATAGATTTTAGTTATTTTGGCAGGAGGTCAGAAATTAAATATGGGCTTGAATTCAACGCATTCAAGACCGATTTTGAATTTACCAATTTTCTCAAAGTGCCTATTGTCAGTGAGAGCAATAACACAGAAATAGCGGGCTTTGTCAAATATCGTTATGCTTCAAAACTCTTCGTCTTTGATCCAAGTTTTAGGATTCAATACTATGCTTCTCTATCACAAGCAAGATTTGAACCCCGTCTAGGTATGAAGGTAAACGTCAGCAATCGATTTAGGCTTAAAGCGGCGGGCGGACTTTATTCTCAGAATCTGATGAGTTCTGTAAGTGAAAGAGATATTGTGAATCTTTTTGTAGGATTTCTAACAAGTCCGGAATTAATCTATGCAAGTCATGCTGTAGGTGGGTTTGAATTGGACTTGAGTACTAATACTGAGTTGAATGTTGAAACTTATTATAAAGATTTTAGTCGTTTGTTTAATTTAAACAGAAATAAAAGAAAAGTTCAGGATCCTGATTATACAGAAGAGACTGGTAATTCTTATGGCATTGATTTCTTGTTAAAATCAAACTGGGTGAATTGGAGACTTTGGTTAGGCTATTCGCTTGGCTTCGTCAATCGTGATGATGGAGTACAGAAGTTTCCGGCATTATTTGATCGTCGCCACAACATTAATTTTGTCCTGGACTACCAGTGGGGTAGGGCGAAATGTTGGGAAGCAGGCATGAGATGGAATCTCGGTTCCGGTTTTGCCTTTACCAAGATTCAGGGATTTATAGGAGATAATTTTATACCGAATGGACTTGAAACCAATTTTGGAATTGAGAATCCTGATATTGGTGTTGTCTATGCTGAAAAAATAAATTCAGGAAGGTTGCCATATTATCACAGACTTGACCTTTCGATTAAAAGAAGAATTGATTTTACTAAATTTCTTAATCTTGAAATTGTTGGAAGCGTTACCAACGCTTACGATCGAAAAAATATCTTTTATTTTAATGTTGTGGAAAACAAACGTGTAAATCAACTGCCTATTTTACCTTCTTTGCTTGTTGCGCTTCATTTTTGA
- a CDS encoding DUF697 domain-containing protein — translation MNEKSKSNQADDVIRNHTIWSMGAGMIWVPIVDFLAVSAIQLDMIRQLSKIYDQDFKDSQGKAIISALTSSGASRLAARAVKFIPGVGTILGGITMSVMSGASTYALGELFKKHFETGGTVLDFDPKAFKSRYEELFEKGKEYAQQAQSQRNSQENKQESQNFTNTPNDEKRTRSTIDQLKDIAELKEKGLLSEEEYESFKRRILEN, via the coding sequence ATGAACGAAAAAAGTAAATCTAATCAAGCAGATGATGTTATCCGAAACCACACTATCTGGTCAATGGGTGCAGGGATGATTTGGGTGCCAATTGTTGATTTTTTAGCAGTTTCTGCAATTCAATTGGATATGATCAGACAATTGAGTAAAATCTATGATCAGGATTTTAAAGATTCACAAGGAAAAGCAATTATTTCGGCCTTAACCAGTTCAGGGGCATCTCGTTTGGCAGCTAGAGCTGTTAAATTTATTCCCGGTGTAGGTACGATCCTTGGTGGTATAACCATGTCTGTCATGAGTGGTGCCTCAACTTATGCATTGGGTGAATTGTTCAAGAAACACTTTGAAACAGGAGGGACTGTCCTTGATTTTGACCCAAAGGCTTTTAAATCTCGGTATGAAGAGTTATTTGAAAAAGGGAAGGAGTATGCCCAGCAGGCTCAAAGTCAACGAAATAGTCAGGAGAATAAGCAAGAATCACAAAATTTTACCAATACTCCAAATGATGAAAAAAGGACCAGATCTACTATAGATCAATTGAAAGATATTGCCGAGTTAAAGGAAAAGGGCTTGTTAAGTGAGGAAGAATACGAATCTTTCAAAAGAAGGATACTTGAAAACTGA
- a CDS encoding FAD-binding oxidoreductase gives MKRSNIYLKDYDVAIVGAGLAGCILGDRLTKAGYSVIVFDQVAPGEASKVSSGLINPVTGLRFVKTWRFDELLENAMVYYKDLEIKYDQKIVHPLEILVFLKEIEAENNWLARTEDPLYSSFICLEPSPEYFSDQLQLPLSLGKIRNAYRIDIPKVVRSLKIDLKNRCEWLEAQFDYSGLKLSGDSWSYSDCYEFKKIVFCEGYKIVENPFFNWLPIHGLKGEFLKVTIPVEMPAEVLQSDYTVIPMGHQNFWVGANYELKNITESTTKEERSKQEAFLDQTIKSAYHVQEHNYGIRASSRDRRPAVGRHPQLQNLYVINGLGTKGVTLAPFCTNHLLSLFSEGVELPSEIDIKRFVKKGFYRMNESFDRSI, from the coding sequence GTGAAAAGAAGTAATATTTACTTAAAAGATTATGATGTAGCCATTGTGGGGGCAGGTCTAGCAGGTTGTATCTTGGGGGATCGGTTAACCAAAGCTGGTTATTCAGTTATAGTTTTTGACCAGGTTGCTCCTGGTGAAGCCAGTAAGGTAAGTTCGGGTTTGATTAATCCGGTGACGGGTTTGCGTTTTGTCAAGACGTGGAGATTTGATGAATTGCTAGAGAATGCTATGGTGTACTACAAGGATCTTGAAATCAAGTACGACCAAAAAATTGTACATCCATTGGAGATTTTAGTATTCCTTAAAGAAATTGAAGCTGAAAATAACTGGTTGGCCAGGACCGAGGATCCACTATATTCTTCTTTTATTTGTTTGGAACCATCTCCTGAGTACTTTAGTGATCAATTACAATTACCCTTGAGTTTAGGGAAGATTCGCAACGCTTATAGAATCGATATTCCTAAAGTGGTAAGATCTCTTAAAATTGATCTGAAGAATAGATGTGAATGGTTGGAAGCCCAATTTGATTATTCCGGCTTGAAATTATCAGGTGATTCTTGGAGTTATTCAGATTGTTACGAATTTAAAAAAATAGTTTTTTGTGAGGGGTATAAGATTGTGGAGAACCCTTTTTTCAACTGGCTCCCGATCCACGGACTGAAAGGGGAGTTTTTGAAGGTCACCATTCCGGTTGAAATGCCTGCGGAGGTTTTGCAATCTGACTATACAGTGATTCCGATGGGGCACCAAAATTTTTGGGTTGGAGCAAATTATGAATTAAAAAATATAACAGAAAGCACTACAAAAGAAGAACGTTCAAAGCAGGAAGCCTTCTTGGACCAAACCATTAAATCAGCCTATCATGTTCAGGAGCATAACTATGGCATCAGAGCATCCAGTAGAGATCGCAGACCAGCTGTTGGAAGACATCCACAATTACAAAATCTATATGTTATCAATGGACTTGGAACTAAAGGAGTCACGCTTGCACCCTTTTGTACTAACCATTTGTTATCTTTATTTTCTGAAGGTGTTGAACTTCCCTCGGAGATCGATATTAAAAGATTTGTTAAAAAAGGTTTCTATCGAATGAATGAATCATTTGATCGTTCTATTTAA
- a CDS encoding MmcQ/YjbR family DNA-binding protein: MNLETFIRYCETKPNVTTDLPFGPDTLVVRVHQKIFALTGLDSPELMINLKCDPEYAIELRQNYEEVQPGYHMNKKHWNTVSFEGKLTDRMLKSLIDHSYELVYQSLPKSIREKK, translated from the coding sequence ATGAATCTGGAGACTTTTATCCGATATTGTGAGACTAAGCCCAATGTCACAACAGATCTTCCATTTGGACCTGATACACTAGTGGTGCGGGTACATCAAAAGATTTTTGCCTTAACCGGATTGGATTCTCCTGAGTTAATGATCAATCTTAAATGTGATCCAGAATATGCAATAGAACTGAGGCAAAACTATGAAGAGGTACAACCCGGATATCACATGAATAAAAAACACTGGAATACCGTTTCTTTTGAGGGGAAATTAACTGATCGAATGCTGAAGTCATTGATCGATCATTCCTACGAACTGGTTTATCAAAGTCTTCCAAAATCAATCCGTGAAAAGAAGTAA
- a CDS encoding endonuclease, with the protein MRQLFTCCNWVLFCVSACSGQWNNQSLFPTDSGFTLIGKLIESYKPNQVLDYANARVQMYQKIYNIKDTVYCVYSRHALYLDPNDFDPIGYLAKGGSNNGINCEHTFPQSKGAETGNARSDMHHLFPSRAAVNESRSNYPFGEIDDRLTQNWFYKSGSMSIKPAKDIDEYSEGYRDKFEPREDHKGNVARAVFYFITMYDLQSDRSFFEGMKKDLCDWHLKDPVDSLEWTRTFQIAQYQNKKANPFVLDCSLARRTYCPTSNPCLNINETKDPNFASSFNLNNPIYDQLTINWNHLLYGDLELSLYNIDGRLTHFIKSIHTSLGNISIDLTALPTGVYFLLIRNNKSGSTYRDLITKI; encoded by the coding sequence ATGCGACAATTATTTACATGTTGTAATTGGGTTCTATTTTGTGTCTCGGCCTGCTCCGGCCAGTGGAACAACCAATCACTATTTCCGACAGATTCAGGATTTACTTTGATTGGTAAACTTATAGAGTCCTACAAGCCTAATCAAGTACTTGACTACGCAAACGCTCGCGTTCAAATGTATCAGAAAATCTATAATATAAAAGATACTGTATACTGTGTTTATAGCCGACATGCTTTATACTTAGATCCAAATGATTTTGATCCAATAGGTTATCTAGCAAAAGGTGGCAGCAATAATGGGATTAATTGTGAACATACTTTCCCGCAAAGTAAAGGCGCTGAAACAGGTAATGCCCGATCCGATATGCATCACTTATTTCCTTCACGAGCAGCGGTAAATGAATCAAGATCCAATTATCCATTTGGAGAAATTGATGACCGACTGACTCAAAACTGGTTTTATAAATCTGGGTCAATGAGCATAAAACCAGCTAAGGACATTGATGAATACAGCGAAGGCTACCGTGATAAATTTGAACCTAGAGAAGATCACAAAGGGAATGTAGCAAGGGCGGTTTTTTACTTCATCACCATGTATGATTTACAGTCTGATCGATCCTTTTTTGAAGGCATGAAAAAAGACCTTTGTGACTGGCACCTTAAAGATCCCGTAGATTCATTGGAATGGACACGCACCTTCCAAATCGCACAATACCAGAATAAAAAAGCCAATCCTTTTGTATTGGATTGCAGCCTTGCCCGAAGAACCTATTGCCCTACATCTAACCCTTGTTTAAATATCAACGAAACTAAAGATCCTAATTTCGCCAGTTCATTTAATCTTAACAATCCTATATATGATCAATTAACCATAAATTGGAATCATCTTCTTTATGGTGATTTGGAGCTTAGCCTGTACAACATTGACGGTCGTTTAACACATTTTATCAAGTCAATCCACACCTCATTGGGAAATATTTCAATTGATTTGACTGCCCTACCTACAGGTGTTTATTTCCTTTTAATAAGAAATAATAAATCTGGTTCGACATATCGGGATTTAATTACAAAGATCTAG